Proteins encoded in a region of the Mycoplasma mobile 163K genome:
- a CDS encoding DUF2188 domain-containing protein — protein sequence MIKYVVNHDGKWAVKNANAEKVTKVCDTQKEAIDYAKSLDNTSAIMIQGRDGKFRKG from the coding sequence ATGATTAAATACGTAGTAAACCATGATGGCAAGTGAGCTGTAAAAAATGCGAATGCTGAAAAAGTTACAAAAGTTTGTGACACTCAAAAAGAAGCGATAGATTATGCAAAATCTTTAGATAATACATCTGCAATTATGATTCAAGGTAGAGATGGGAAATTTAGAAAAGGTTAA
- a CDS encoding bifunctional 5,10-methylenetetrahydrofolate dehydrogenase/5,10-methenyltetrahydrofolate cyclohydrolase gives MIILDGKKLSQKDTIFLKEKVNQFKIKPVFTIVQVGNLFSSNKYIKTKMDKALEIGVVSRLIKIPESISEKDLISIIEEESKISHGLIVQLPLPLQFDQSKILNSVPITKDIDGLSEKNSKNLYSGKSCIQPATARGIIDLIKEYNFTIKDKKVYVIGESNLVGKPIKELFKQAGAIVKSFNINTGIKGSEEADILIVAAGHPNLVKPENVKNNSIVIDVGINSIGENDKMIVTGDVDFSNVKTKVKAISPVPGGVGPMTVISLFKNLIEIFEKYLLDDN, from the coding sequence ATGATCATTTTAGATGGTAAAAAATTGTCTCAAAAAGACACAATTTTTTTAAAAGAAAAAGTAAATCAATTTAAAATAAAGCCAGTTTTTACAATTGTTCAAGTAGGAAATTTATTTTCTTCAAATAAATATATAAAAACTAAAATGGACAAAGCATTAGAAATTGGTGTTGTTTCTAGATTGATTAAAATTCCTGAATCGATATCTGAAAAGGATTTGATATCTATTATTGAAGAAGAATCAAAAATTTCTCATGGTTTAATAGTTCAATTACCACTACCATTGCAATTTGATCAATCTAAAATTTTAAATTCTGTCCCAATTACAAAAGACATTGATGGCTTATCAGAAAAAAATTCAAAAAATCTTTACTCAGGAAAATCCTGCATTCAACCAGCAACAGCTAGAGGAATTATTGATTTGATAAAGGAATACAATTTTACTATTAAAGACAAAAAAGTATATGTAATTGGAGAAAGTAATTTAGTTGGTAAACCGATAAAAGAATTGTTTAAGCAAGCTGGAGCAATTGTTAAAAGTTTTAACATTAACACAGGAATCAAAGGAAGTGAAGAAGCTGACATATTAATTGTTGCAGCTGGTCATCCAAATTTAGTGAAACCGGAAAATGTTAAAAATAATAGTATTGTAATTGATGTTGGAATAAATTCAATCGGAGAAAACGATAAGATGATTGTTACAGGAGATGTAGATTTTTCAAATGTTAAAACTAAAGTAAAGGCCATTTCTCCAGTACCAGGTGGTGTTGGCCCAATGACAGTTATTTCTTTATTTAAAAATTTAATTGAAATTTTTGAAAAATATTTATTAGATGATAATTAA
- a CDS encoding MMOB1620 family gliding machinery internal complex protein has protein sequence MKKTDKNQTGKEIMKKELLIKTNEQDINLAPKSQSTSKKLSNTWNYEELINQTKEIDVNSKIVKTELEYVEEDSRLRKEKIELIQKNYDNLNAKPLVGVDLYESYSLVLNKSAWNYNEIIQRDTQLTILDMALQVHLFLYEGKIIDIAHIQKIIKTFVLNVFAKIIKGVPIVLNPIIIFDSVRFDKSKILPVAVANPKLMPPLGVQDWDTIVDEDEEIKKIVSTFIKLLENALTVGHEVEFFQDTLLVRNVDGITSLYVSEKAAQVFNNSVIDQIMPEKPKYEALEDPFSNKK, from the coding sequence ATGAAAAAAACAGATAAAAATCAAACAGGAAAAGAAATAATGAAAAAAGAATTACTTATTAAAACAAATGAGCAAGATATTAACTTAGCTCCTAAATCTCAATCAACATCTAAAAAACTTTCGAATACTTGAAATTATGAAGAATTAATTAACCAAACAAAAGAAATTGATGTCAATTCAAAAATAGTCAAAACTGAATTAGAATATGTTGAGGAAGATTCTCGTTTAAGAAAAGAGAAAATTGAATTAATTCAAAAAAATTATGACAATTTAAATGCAAAACCTTTAGTTGGGGTTGATTTATATGAAAGTTACTCATTAGTTTTAAACAAATCTGCGTGAAATTACAACGAAATTATTCAAAGAGACACTCAATTAACTATTTTAGATATGGCTTTACAAGTTCATCTATTTCTTTATGAAGGAAAAATAATTGATATTGCTCATATTCAAAAAATAATAAAAACATTTGTATTAAATGTTTTTGCAAAAATTATTAAAGGGGTCCCAATTGTTTTAAACCCGATTATCATCTTTGATTCAGTTCGTTTTGATAAATCAAAAATTCTTCCTGTTGCTGTTGCAAATCCAAAATTAATGCCACCATTGGGTGTTCAAGATTGAGACACAATTGTAGATGAAGATGAAGAAATTAAAAAAATTGTTTCAACATTTATCAAATTACTTGAAAATGCTCTAACAGTTGGCCATGAAGTGGAATTTTTTCAAGACACTTTATTAGTAAGAAATGTTGATGGAATAACTTCTTTATATGTTTCTGAAAAAGCAGCTCAGGTTTTTAACAATAGTGTAATTGATCAAATTATGCCTGAAAAACCAAAATATGAGGCACTAGAAGATCCTTTTAGCAATAAGAAATAA
- a CDS encoding MMOB1630 family gliding motility ATPase complex subunit has translation MKRKDVEEKKQNLDFYHNYIDISKIKVLQKLNEEIASLNMLKLQKGESHYLLNRIINKWFPHNSNIYHELHHENDRKELYILIDPKKLDLFSEALLRKLSQTVKERIRPDKDFVITVGTNVDNIARQLNLNIIDHYDLDLFNQIDDFANRIGELVDVGLNNKIFNYVSLLIAQSSTKNNGGLVQERIVPFNTKNIKVWNESNQDENGMPIVSEENEVEIMSYAKTLRNINFKKHTWLPNINTFYEQFVKSVFKQELFEFKSISVIEELKIELQLLDEKKKRLEEQKKELILKWNRARKEEATLQSTLLFSAFKVKNQKSTRDEILRLSKGKNRNGA, from the coding sequence ATGAAAAGAAAAGATGTCGAAGAGAAAAAACAAAATCTCGATTTCTATCATAACTATATTGATATTTCAAAAATAAAAGTATTACAAAAGTTGAATGAAGAAATTGCAAGTTTAAATATGTTAAAACTTCAAAAGGGAGAAAGTCATTATTTATTGAATAGAATTATCAATAAATGATTTCCTCATAACTCAAATATCTATCATGAATTGCATCATGAAAATGATAGGAAAGAATTATACATATTAATCGATCCTAAAAAATTAGATTTATTCTCAGAAGCTCTTTTACGTAAATTAAGTCAAACAGTAAAAGAAAGAATTAGACCTGATAAAGATTTTGTAATAACTGTAGGAACAAATGTTGATAACATTGCTAGACAATTAAATTTAAATATTATTGATCATTATGATCTGGATTTATTTAATCAAATTGATGATTTTGCAAACAGAATTGGAGAACTTGTTGATGTTGGTTTAAATAATAAAATTTTCAACTATGTTTCTTTGTTGATTGCTCAATCTAGTACAAAAAATAATGGTGGCCTTGTTCAAGAAAGAATTGTTCCTTTTAATACAAAAAATATTAAAGTTTGAAATGAATCAAATCAAGATGAAAACGGAATGCCGATTGTTTCTGAAGAAAATGAAGTTGAAATAATGTCATATGCGAAAACATTGAGAAATATAAATTTTAAAAAGCACACATGATTACCAAATATCAATACTTTTTATGAGCAATTTGTTAAGTCAGTCTTCAAACAAGAACTTTTTGAGTTTAAATCCATTAGTGTTATTGAAGAATTAAAAATCGAATTACAACTTTTAGATGAAAAGAAAAAGCGTTTAGAAGAACAAAAGAAAGAACTTATCCTTAAATGAAATAGAGCAAGAAAAGAAGAAGCTACTTTGCAATCAACACTTTTATTTAGTGCTTTTAAAGTTAAGAATCAAAAATCAACAAGAGATGAAATTTTGAGATTATCAAAAGGAAAAAATAGGAATGGAGCATAG
- a CDS encoding MMOB1640 family gliding machinery internal complex protein has protein sequence MNNISIHTTNPRDLKNIYDHFNYKISKATIYSIDNKTLVLNSNTSFNKDLIQTFDVALLTLEISIKSDFIGQVFEDQKTIKTHVLVENLMLMINNKEFLFLVNGKYDVISENKIVQILQEVSAKEFSKESVLEKIENELTLSSNLSVIRAYNQLSDYFTAEKYSFNNNVFKLLAHQAEALKIAKKILLKNLSINEISR, from the coding sequence ATGAATAATATCAGTATCCATACAACAAATCCAAGAGATTTAAAAAATATCTATGATCACTTTAATTATAAAATTTCAAAGGCAACTATTTATTCAATAGATAATAAAACTCTTGTCTTAAATTCAAATACTTCTTTTAATAAAGATTTAATACAAACTTTTGATGTTGCTTTGTTAACATTGGAAATTTCAATAAAAAGTGACTTTATTGGTCAAGTTTTTGAAGATCAAAAAACCATTAAAACTCATGTACTTGTAGAAAACTTAATGCTAATGATTAATAATAAAGAATTTTTATTTTTAGTAAATGGAAAATATGATGTAATTTCAGAAAATAAAATTGTTCAAATTTTGCAAGAAGTAAGTGCAAAAGAATTTTCAAAGGAAAGTGTTCTTGAAAAAATTGAAAATGAATTAACTTTAAGTTCAAATCTATCTGTAATAAGAGCATACAATCAATTATCTGATTATTTCACAGCTGAAAAATATTCTTTCAATAATAATGTTTTTAAATTATTAGCTCATCAAGCGGAAGCATTGAAAATTGCAAAGAAAATTTTACTTAAAAACTTATCAATAAATGAAATTTCTAGATAA